A genomic region of Janthinobacterium lividum contains the following coding sequences:
- a CDS encoding Hsp70 family protein — protein MSDTINPTPRYAIGIDLGTTHSALSYVNLVESDGEKSSHGVLKVPQLSAPGTVEELSLLPSFVYLPHADEVAAGDLALPWVTEEAEAPFVVGEMARSRGATTPIRLVSSAKSWLCHPGVDRRAAILPNDAPAEVARISPITAATRYLTHLRQAWDNAHPQAPFAEQEITVTIPASFDPAARELTMEAAQAAGYSSLTLLEEPQAALYSWIQTSEGRWRKEVKPGDIILVVDVGGGTSDFSLIAVLERDGVLEPHRVAVGEHILLGGDNMDLALAHLVARKLAANGTQLDAWQMRALTYGCRSAKESLLADSGLDVSPIVVPSRGSKLIGGSIRTELTRAEVSTFILDGFFPQVEASSRPAVRTRAGLTQLGLPYAQDAAITRHLAAFLGRQVAATAELEGFAGRQADGASFLHPTAVLFNGGVFKSDLLVQRIMATVNDWLYMEGAEPARMLAGADLDLAVARGAAYYSYVRRGHGVRIRGGTASAFYVAIESAMPAIPGMEPPIQALCVAPFGMEEGSELELPGQQFGLVVGEPVHFRFFASSTRRNDQIGDLLDFWDPDELQELSEIQATLSAEGRQAGDVVQVKLHARVTEAGTLELLAVSPDGAERWKVEFDVRGTPQQ, from the coding sequence GTGAGCGACACGATCAACCCTACCCCGCGCTACGCCATCGGCATCGACCTGGGCACCACCCACAGCGCCCTGTCATATGTCAACCTGGTCGAGAGCGACGGCGAAAAGTCCAGCCATGGCGTGCTGAAAGTGCCGCAACTGTCGGCGCCGGGCACCGTCGAAGAGCTGTCGCTGCTGCCATCGTTCGTCTACCTGCCGCACGCCGATGAAGTGGCGGCGGGCGACCTGGCCCTGCCCTGGGTCACCGAGGAAGCCGAAGCGCCGTTCGTCGTTGGCGAAATGGCCCGCAGCCGTGGCGCCACCACGCCGATCCGCTTGGTGTCGAGCGCGAAAAGCTGGCTGTGCCACCCGGGCGTGGACCGCCGCGCGGCGATCTTGCCTAACGACGCGCCGGCCGAAGTCGCGCGCATTTCGCCCATCACGGCCGCCACGCGCTACCTGACGCACTTGCGCCAGGCCTGGGACAACGCCCACCCGCAAGCGCCGTTCGCCGAGCAGGAAATCACCGTCACCATTCCCGCCTCGTTCGACCCGGCAGCGCGCGAGTTGACGATGGAAGCGGCGCAGGCGGCCGGTTATTCCTCATTGACCTTGCTGGAAGAGCCGCAAGCGGCCCTGTACAGCTGGATCCAGACCAGCGAAGGCCGCTGGCGCAAGGAAGTCAAGCCGGGCGACATCATCCTGGTGGTCGACGTAGGCGGCGGTACCAGCGACTTTTCGCTGATCGCCGTGCTCGAGCGCGATGGCGTGCTGGAACCGCACCGCGTGGCCGTCGGCGAACACATCCTGCTGGGTGGCGACAATATGGACCTGGCGCTGGCCCACCTGGTGGCCCGCAAGCTGGCCGCCAACGGCACCCAGCTCGACGCCTGGCAGATGCGCGCGCTGACCTATGGCTGCCGCAGCGCCAAGGAAAGCCTGCTGGCCGACAGCGGCCTCGATGTGTCGCCCATCGTCGTGCCGAGCCGCGGTTCGAAACTGATCGGCGGCTCCATCCGCACTGAACTGACGCGCGCGGAAGTGTCCACCTTCATCCTCGACGGCTTCTTCCCGCAAGTGGAAGCATCGAGCCGTCCTGCCGTACGCACGCGCGCCGGCCTGACGCAACTGGGCTTGCCGTATGCGCAGGATGCGGCCATCACGCGCCACCTGGCCGCGTTCCTGGGCCGCCAGGTAGCGGCAACGGCCGAACTGGAAGGCTTTGCAGGCCGCCAGGCGGACGGCGCCAGCTTTTTGCACCCGACGGCCGTGCTGTTCAACGGCGGCGTCTTCAAGTCGGACCTGCTGGTGCAGCGCATCATGGCCACCGTCAACGACTGGCTGTACATGGAAGGCGCGGAACCGGCGCGCATGCTGGCCGGGGCCGACCTGGACCTGGCCGTGGCGCGCGGCGCGGCCTACTACAGCTACGTGCGGCGCGGCCATGGCGTGCGCATCCGCGGCGGCACGGCCAGCGCCTTTTATGTCGCCATCGAGTCGGCCATGCCGGCCATCCCCGGCATGGAGCCGCCTATCCAGGCCCTGTGCGTGGCGCCGTTCGGCATGGAAGAAGGCAGCGAACTGGAACTGCCAGGCCAGCAATTCGGCCTGGTCGTGGGCGAGCCTGTGCACTTCCGCTTCTTTGCATCGTCCACGCGCCGCAACGACCAGATCGGCGACTTGCTCGATTTCTGGGACCCCGATGAATTGCAGGAGCTGAGCGAAATCCAGGCGACCTTGTCCGCCGAAGGCCGTCAGGCCGGCGACGTGGTGCAAGTCAAGCTGCACGCGCGCGTGACGGAAGCGGGCACGCTGGAACTGCTGGCCGTCTCCCCTGATGGCGCCGAGCGCTGGAAGGTGGAATTCGACGTGCGCGGCACGCCGCAGCAATAG
- a CDS encoding CHASE2 domain-containing protein has translation METSQQDQPRPPLWRRLLWPVAQLGSAFKLTGTHLLHHVIGASLIAALMLALEGFHVLEWLDAAMLRASAEQKQLLNRGKDPGAAYRPGIIEIDQPAFEQVFDEREPLERTRLEQLIASAAARGSKVLAIDLDLAPAVYELHKAGERPLDRLLDRLAADGRQLVLILPEQSDRNANLPWIRARCAAGIHFASPRIRERMGAVTRIELKSPVLAAVAFELAHGADEQEQKQPMPAALSEQKEVLALAGRVCQLARRTGSEKELARWAFEPVIRGDAKAAAEQNAVTAPFHPAAVAPAFLNPTRTRVKLIDGQAGVEAVALRKNVVYLGSTYDVRDRYTTAEGEQASLHLHAAAHTSLGIGTADVNKYAVFAADIVIGVLLGCLFGGLWTLYGRAELAIDRRMEDHDFSRLHRMGTLAEFYGIRLMLVLVWASPFAIGALAIYLSRGLLEQGWWVNPGPLIAGMFLHAMSLRDEAHHPHEEVPGLSVWAQLRRTHPGIVLVQAPLAVVLLVVALV, from the coding sequence GTGGAAACCAGCCAGCAGGATCAACCGCGCCCGCCGCTCTGGCGGCGCCTGCTGTGGCCGGTCGCCCAGCTGGGCTCGGCCTTCAAGCTGACGGGCACGCATCTGCTGCACCACGTGATCGGCGCCAGCCTGATCGCCGCGCTGATGCTGGCGCTGGAAGGTTTTCACGTGCTCGAATGGCTCGATGCGGCCATGCTGCGCGCCAGCGCGGAACAGAAGCAACTGCTAAACCGGGGCAAGGACCCGGGCGCCGCCTACCGCCCCGGCATCATCGAAATCGACCAGCCCGCATTCGAGCAGGTCTTCGACGAGCGCGAACCACTGGAACGCACGCGCCTGGAACAATTGATCGCCAGCGCCGCCGCGCGCGGCAGCAAGGTGCTGGCCATCGACCTGGACCTGGCGCCAGCCGTGTACGAGCTGCACAAGGCGGGCGAGCGGCCGCTGGACCGCCTGCTCGACCGGCTGGCCGCCGATGGCCGGCAACTGGTGCTGATCCTGCCCGAGCAATCGGACCGCAATGCGAACCTGCCGTGGATACGTGCGCGCTGCGCGGCCGGCATCCACTTTGCCAGCCCGCGGATCCGCGAACGCATGGGCGCTGTCACGCGCATCGAGCTGAAAAGCCCCGTGCTGGCGGCCGTGGCCTTCGAGCTGGCGCATGGCGCCGACGAGCAGGAGCAGAAGCAACCCATGCCGGCCGCCCTGTCCGAGCAAAAGGAAGTGCTGGCGCTGGCTGGCCGCGTGTGCCAACTGGCGCGGCGTACGGGCAGCGAAAAGGAGTTGGCGCGCTGGGCGTTCGAGCCCGTCATCCGCGGCGACGCCAAGGCAGCGGCCGAACAGAACGCCGTCACCGCACCGTTTCACCCGGCCGCCGTGGCGCCGGCATTCCTGAATCCCACGCGCACGCGCGTCAAACTGATCGATGGCCAGGCCGGCGTGGAGGCCGTGGCATTGCGCAAGAACGTCGTGTATCTCGGCAGCACGTATGACGTGCGCGACCGCTACACGACGGCCGAAGGCGAGCAGGCCAGCCTGCACCTGCATGCGGCCGCCCATACGTCGCTGGGCATCGGCACGGCCGACGTCAATAAATATGCGGTGTTCGCGGCCGACATCGTCATCGGCGTGCTGCTGGGCTGCCTGTTCGGCGGCCTGTGGACCCTGTACGGCCGCGCCGAGCTGGCCATCGACCGGCGCATGGAAGACCACGATTTCAGCCGCCTGCACCGCATGGGCACTCTGGCGGAATTCTATGGCATCCGCCTGATGCTGGTGCTGGTGTGGGCCTCGCCGTTTGCCATCGGCGCACTGGCCATTTACCTGTCGCGCGGCTTGCTGGAGCAGGGTTGGTGGGTCAACCCCGGCCCCCTGATCGCCGGCATGTTCCTGCACGCGATGTCGCTGCGCGACGAAGCCCACCATCCGCACGAGGAAGTGCCGGGCCTGTCCGTATGGGCCCAGCTGCGCCGCACGCATCCGGGCATCGTGCTGGTGCAGGCGCCGCTGGCGGTGGTGCTGTTGGTGGTGGCGCTGGTGTAG
- a CDS encoding DUF2760 domain-containing protein, producing the protein MSTSSSHPSFWRRVPLAFGAFFSTLSDAAYAARVEKLALPEAAPAAPVAPVAPAPAPAAAPVILKEATPDAALQLLALLQREARLIDFTQENLGSHADADIGAAARVVHEGCAKVMREYFTIEAVRQEAEGSRIVLQEGFDSAQVRLTGNVVGSAPFTGTLSHRGWRASSVRLPKLSEQHDAAILAPAEVEL; encoded by the coding sequence ATGAGCACATCATCGTCGCACCCATCGTTCTGGCGCCGTGTCCCGCTGGCTTTCGGCGCCTTCTTCAGCACCCTGTCGGACGCCGCCTATGCGGCCCGCGTGGAAAAGCTGGCCTTGCCCGAGGCGGCGCCCGCCGCTCCCGTCGCGCCAGTGGCCCCTGCCCCGGCGCCAGCCGCCGCGCCCGTCATTTTGAAGGAAGCGACGCCGGACGCGGCCCTGCAATTGCTGGCCCTGCTGCAACGCGAAGCGCGATTGATCGACTTCACCCAGGAAAACCTGGGCAGCCATGCCGATGCCGATATCGGCGCGGCCGCCCGCGTGGTGCATGAAGGCTGCGCCAAGGTCATGCGCGAGTATTTCACCATCGAAGCCGTGCGCCAGGAAGCCGAGGGCAGCCGCATCGTCCTGCAGGAAGGTTTTGACTCCGCCCAGGTACGCCTGACAGGCAATGTGGTCGGCTCCGCGCCGTTCACGGGCACCCTCAGCCACCGCGGTTGGCGCGCCTCCAGCGTGCGCCTGCCGAAACTGAGCGAGCAGCACGACGCCGCCATCCTGGCACCGGCCGAGGTGGAACTGTGA
- a CDS encoding serine hydrolase domain-containing protein, with protein MNDFPSMKRLALAATCLALAASAHAAEATAPLSAAASDPATLQWMVGAPPPADKIIRFDDGSYFNFPQLRWSVSHFRQLMPTVEVARGLKAPVPLPRALRSDIDSLRFTPLGAQDAMTWEQSLGANYTDGIVVLHRGRIVYERYFGVLKESGQHGAMSVTKSVMGTIGAALVAEGKLDPGRKVAEYVPELAKSAFGDATVRQVLDMTTGLKFSEDYADPKAEVWQHAAAGSPLPKPKDYTGPRSYFEYLQTVQHEGRHGEGFGYRTVNSDVLGWIIARVTGQNVNEYLSEHIWQKLGAEQDAYMTVDSTGTPFAGGGLNAGLRDLARFGEMLRNDGRYNGQQILPKAAVDDIRRGGDRQLFAKGGYDLLKGWSYRDMWWVTHNDHGAYMARGVYGQRIYIDPKAEMVIVRFASTPTAANAANDPTTTPAFEALGKLLLAKPK; from the coding sequence ATGAACGATTTCCCCAGCATGAAACGCCTGGCCCTGGCTGCCACCTGCCTGGCGCTGGCCGCCAGCGCCCATGCGGCAGAAGCGACGGCGCCGCTGTCGGCCGCCGCCAGCGACCCGGCTACACTGCAATGGATGGTGGGCGCGCCGCCGCCGGCCGATAAGATCATCCGCTTCGACGATGGCAGCTATTTCAATTTCCCCCAGCTGCGCTGGAGCGTGTCGCACTTCCGCCAGCTGATGCCGACGGTGGAAGTGGCGCGCGGCCTGAAAGCGCCCGTGCCTTTGCCGCGCGCGCTGCGCAGCGATATCGACAGCCTGCGCTTCACGCCCCTGGGCGCGCAGGACGCGATGACCTGGGAGCAGTCGCTGGGCGCCAACTACACGGACGGCATCGTCGTGCTGCACCGGGGTCGCATCGTGTATGAACGCTATTTCGGCGTATTGAAGGAGAGCGGCCAGCACGGTGCCATGTCCGTGACGAAGTCCGTCATGGGCACCATCGGCGCGGCCCTGGTAGCCGAAGGCAAGCTCGATCCAGGCAGGAAAGTGGCCGAGTATGTGCCGGAACTGGCGAAGTCCGCGTTTGGCGACGCCACCGTGCGCCAGGTGCTTGACATGACCACGGGCCTGAAATTCAGCGAAGATTACGCGGACCCGAAAGCGGAAGTCTGGCAGCACGCGGCGGCCGGCAGCCCGCTGCCCAAGCCGAAGGATTACACGGGGCCGCGCAGTTATTTCGAGTACCTGCAGACGGTGCAGCACGAGGGCAGGCATGGCGAGGGTTTCGGCTACCGCACGGTCAACTCCGACGTGCTGGGCTGGATCATCGCCCGCGTCACGGGGCAGAACGTCAACGAATACCTGTCCGAGCATATCTGGCAAAAGCTGGGGGCCGAGCAGGATGCCTACATGACGGTCGATTCGACGGGCACGCCGTTTGCCGGCGGCGGCTTGAATGCGGGCTTGCGCGACCTGGCCCGCTTCGGCGAGATGCTGCGCAACGATGGCCGCTACAACGGCCAGCAGATTTTGCCCAAGGCGGCCGTCGACGATATCCGCCGCGGCGGCGACAGGCAGCTGTTCGCCAAGGGCGGCTATGATTTGCTCAAGGGCTGGAGCTACCGCGACATGTGGTGGGTCACGCATAACGACCATGGCGCCTACATGGCGCGCGGCGTGTACGGCCAGCGTATCTACATCGACCCGAAGGCGGAAATGGTGATCGTGCGTTTCGCCTCCACGCCGACGGCGGCCAACGCGGCCAACGACCCGACCACCACGCCGGCCTTCGAGGCGCTGGGCAAGTTGTTGCTGGCCAAGCCGAAGTAA
- a CDS encoding Hsp70 family protein has product MRSAVGKQAFLVGIDLGTTNTVVAYANAADAQAGIQLFAIEQLVAPGEVGARPLLPSLRYHPAAGELAAGDLQLPWPQQDLEHAVLGALARQLGAQVPGRLVSSAKSWLSHANVDRQAPILPWGAEADVAKVSPVAASASYLAYVRAAWNHRFPDSPLEEQELVLTIPASFDEGARALTLEAARMAGLPALRLVEEPQAAFYDFLQRQRATLREDLADTRRILVCDVGGGTTDFSLIDVAFDDDGEPQLTRSSVGNHLILGGDNMDLALAHLVETRMAAGSEGGMKLSAARLSQLMERCRAAKELLLSNDAPESATVTLLGAGSRLIGGSRSADVTREEVAAMVVDGFFPKVELSEVARKGRAGIVEFGLPYAQDAAITRHLAGFLQQHQGALPDTLLLNGGVFRADALARRLAETLAHWRGQPLTILHNDNPDVAVARGAVAYALARRGQAPRIGGGSPRSYFLVLGEAGKDKRAVCILPRGSASGEEIRLTERLFALRLGRPVRFHLATSLFEAGTPPQLGEIVDLDAGEYLRLPPLASVLHDKQDASDKREITVQLATVMTEVGTLEVHCVAAADAGQRWLLEFQLRAGKEEQGDGEAQAVPPRVKEAVEKIERIFGGKAQKVEAKEVRQLRQHLERGLGGRESWETALLRQLFDALLLRARGRRRSAEHERVWLNLAGYCLRPGYGDALDPWRIEQLWALFDAGVQHHKDNQVCAEWWTLWRRVAGGLNPEQQLRLLDDFAFNLQADAAQRGSRPVTLVNGSDDDMLRLGASLERIPGAYKAEVGAWLIKRLEKASKKGEAADTNTLWALARVGARQPFHGSAHEVVDSASVADWLHVLLALDWKKVEPAAFAATHLARMTGDRSRDIGDELRATILARLKAVGAPPLWQAMVSEVTQLDEANTKRMLGEALPPGLKLIN; this is encoded by the coding sequence ATGCGCAGCGCAGTGGGCAAGCAGGCCTTCCTGGTCGGCATCGACCTGGGCACCACCAACACGGTGGTCGCCTATGCCAATGCCGCCGATGCGCAGGCGGGCATCCAGCTGTTCGCCATCGAGCAGCTGGTCGCTCCCGGCGAAGTGGGCGCACGCCCCCTGCTGCCGTCCTTGCGCTACCACCCTGCCGCCGGCGAACTGGCGGCGGGCGACTTGCAGCTGCCCTGGCCGCAGCAAGACCTGGAGCATGCCGTGCTGGGCGCTCTGGCGCGCCAGCTCGGCGCCCAGGTGCCGGGCCGCCTCGTTTCCAGCGCGAAGAGCTGGCTGTCGCACGCGAACGTGGACCGCCAGGCGCCCATCCTGCCGTGGGGCGCCGAGGCCGACGTGGCCAAGGTGTCGCCCGTGGCGGCCAGCGCCAGCTATCTCGCGTATGTACGCGCCGCGTGGAATCACCGCTTCCCGGATTCTCCGCTGGAAGAACAGGAACTGGTGCTGACCATCCCCGCCTCGTTCGACGAGGGTGCGCGCGCACTCACCCTGGAAGCGGCCCGCATGGCGGGCTTGCCTGCGCTACGATTGGTAGAAGAACCGCAGGCGGCCTTTTATGACTTCCTGCAGCGCCAGCGCGCCACCCTGCGCGAGGACCTGGCCGATACGCGCCGCATTCTGGTGTGCGACGTGGGCGGCGGCACCACGGATTTCAGCCTGATCGACGTGGCCTTCGATGACGACGGCGAACCGCAGCTCACGCGCAGCAGCGTGGGCAATCATTTGATCCTCGGCGGCGACAATATGGACCTGGCGCTGGCCCACCTGGTGGAAACGCGCATGGCGGCAGGCAGCGAAGGCGGCATGAAGCTGTCCGCCGCGCGCTTGTCGCAGCTGATGGAACGCTGCCGCGCCGCCAAGGAATTGCTGCTGTCGAACGATGCGCCGGAAAGCGCCACCGTCACCCTGCTGGGCGCAGGATCTCGTCTGATCGGCGGCAGCCGTTCCGCCGACGTCACGCGCGAGGAAGTGGCGGCCATGGTGGTCGATGGCTTCTTCCCGAAGGTGGAACTGAGCGAGGTGGCGAGAAAGGGCCGCGCCGGCATCGTCGAATTCGGCCTGCCGTATGCGCAGGACGCGGCCATCACGCGTCACCTGGCCGGCTTTTTACAACAACATCAGGGCGCACTGCCCGATACCCTGCTGCTCAATGGCGGGGTGTTCCGCGCCGACGCGCTGGCGCGCCGCCTGGCCGAGACCCTGGCGCACTGGCGTGGTCAGCCCTTGACCATCCTGCACAATGACAATCCAGACGTGGCCGTGGCCCGTGGCGCCGTCGCCTACGCGCTGGCCCGGCGCGGCCAGGCGCCGCGCATCGGCGGCGGCTCGCCGCGCAGCTATTTCCTCGTGCTGGGCGAAGCGGGCAAGGACAAGCGCGCCGTCTGCATCCTGCCCCGTGGCAGCGCCAGCGGCGAGGAAATCCGCCTGACCGAACGGCTGTTCGCGCTGCGCCTGGGCCGGCCCGTGCGCTTCCACCTGGCCACGTCCCTCTTTGAGGCGGGCACGCCGCCGCAACTGGGCGAGATCGTCGACCTGGACGCCGGAGAATACTTGCGCCTGCCGCCGCTGGCCAGCGTGCTGCACGACAAACAGGATGCCAGTGACAAGCGCGAAATCACCGTGCAGCTGGCGACAGTCATGACCGAGGTAGGGACTTTGGAAGTGCATTGCGTGGCCGCTGCGGATGCCGGCCAGCGCTGGCTGCTGGAATTCCAGTTGCGCGCTGGGAAGGAAGAGCAAGGAGATGGCGAGGCTCAAGCCGTTCCGCCGCGCGTGAAAGAAGCGGTCGAGAAGATCGAGCGCATCTTCGGCGGCAAGGCGCAAAAGGTCGAAGCCAAGGAAGTGCGGCAGCTGCGCCAGCACCTGGAACGGGGGCTGGGCGGACGCGAAAGCTGGGAGACTGCCCTGCTGCGCCAGCTGTTCGACGCCCTGCTGCTGCGCGCCCGTGGCCGGCGCCGCTCCGCCGAGCATGAGCGGGTCTGGCTGAACCTGGCGGGCTACTGTTTGCGGCCCGGCTATGGCGACGCGCTGGACCCGTGGCGCATCGAGCAGTTGTGGGCCCTGTTCGACGCGGGCGTGCAGCATCACAAGGACAACCAGGTGTGCGCCGAATGGTGGACCCTGTGGCGCCGGGTGGCCGGCGGCTTGAATCCCGAGCAGCAACTGCGCCTGCTGGACGACTTCGCCTTCAACCTGCAAGCCGATGCGGCCCAGCGCGGCAGCCGCCCCGTCACCCTGGTCAACGGCAGCGACGACGACATGCTGCGCCTGGGCGCGTCGCTCGAGCGCATCCCCGGCGCCTACAAGGCCGAAGTGGGCGCCTGGCTGATCAAGCGGCTGGAGAAAGCCAGCAAGAAGGGTGAAGCGGCCGATACGAATACCCTGTGGGCGCTGGCCAGGGTCGGCGCGCGCCAGCCCTTCCACGGCAGCGCGCACGAAGTGGTCGACAGCGCCAGCGTGGCCGACTGGCTGCACGTGCTGCTGGCGCTGGACTGGAAAAAAGTGGAACCGGCCGCCTTCGCCGCCACCCACCTGGCGCGCATGACGGGCGACCGCTCGCGCGACATCGGCGACGAACTGCGGGCCACCATCCTCGCCCGCCTGAAAGCCGTGGGCGCGCCACCCCTGTGGCAGGCGATGGTCAGCGAAGTGACGCAGCTGGATGAAGCGAATACCAAGCGCATGCTGGGCGAGGCGCTGCCACCGGGCTTGAAGCTGATCAATTAA
- a CDS encoding transglutaminase-like domain-containing protein, with protein MSTDFSPYLASSTYIDSDHPAVRAKAAALAAGAVGDAAIAARCFAFVRDEIAHSWDYQRNPVTCRASDVLQHGTGYCYAKSHLLAALLRANGIPAGLCYQRLAVGEVGPPFCLHGLNAVHLQAFGWYRIDARGNKPGVAAAFTPPREQLAFPVLAPEERDLPEIWPEPLPQVVASLTCHATVQDVAAHLPDIELLPLQK; from the coding sequence ATGTCTACCGACTTTTCCCCGTATCTAGCCAGCAGCACTTACATCGACAGCGACCATCCTGCCGTGCGCGCCAAGGCGGCTGCACTGGCGGCAGGCGCGGTGGGCGACGCCGCCATCGCGGCCCGCTGCTTTGCCTTCGTGCGCGACGAGATCGCGCATAGCTGGGACTACCAGCGCAATCCCGTCACCTGCCGCGCTTCCGATGTCTTGCAGCACGGCACTGGCTATTGCTATGCGAAGAGCCATTTGCTGGCCGCGCTGCTGCGCGCCAACGGCATTCCTGCCGGCCTGTGTTACCAGCGCCTGGCCGTGGGCGAGGTGGGGCCGCCGTTCTGCCTGCATGGTTTGAATGCCGTGCATCTGCAGGCGTTCGGCTGGTACCGCATCGATGCGCGCGGCAACAAGCCCGGCGTCGCTGCCGCCTTCACGCCGCCACGGGAACAGCTGGCCTTTCCCGTGCTGGCGCCCGAAGAGCGCGACTTGCCGGAAATCTGGCCGGAACCGTTGCCGCAGGTGGTGGCGTCCTTGACCTGCCATGCGACCGTGCAGGATGTGGCGGCGCACTTGCCCGATATCGAATTGTTGCCGCTGCAAAAATAA
- a CDS encoding alginate export family protein, whose protein sequence is MAMQTMFLVRRTMVLAMLGWSTACAAAGQLDPDGQSSMEKEVARRAAVEPAIGADWQVTRSVEAGVQVAGESNLFWKLSNTPARNPGFDFHPYWYEFYVKPALGFKRNLGDGKQLYARVSAVGSGTLRHDPFGAGDTGRISIEEFVAGIRMPIGGTRAMLDLSAGAQNFTLGTGMLIANGGSNGFDRGALKLGPRKAFQNSVVAKISQDALSAQAFYLDPNENPDNDSGTRVVGVDVSYAPANDRKAGIAYGKAPRSHAAYPQAAPGGIGAPLAVSDGRKDLQFVYGYARVPVLPSVLPKGWFGVDAAREWNTREPMRAWGWRTEGGFSLPDVAWTPKFTLGYQSFSGDDPRTSRNERFDPLFFEGTPGAWASGSKATWVFVNANVNALQATIELHPTPKDTVTAYLAQVRANRMGSPLQFGQATRLDVPGDAPVVISGVLRPMLANDVFVKYVRVVNPNTYLTLGFSASFAQSGVNQLVNGQARTWTGWLANVVWVY, encoded by the coding sequence ATGGCAATGCAAACGATGTTCCTGGTACGCAGAACGATGGTGCTGGCGATGCTGGGCTGGAGCACCGCCTGCGCCGCCGCCGGCCAGCTCGATCCCGATGGCCAGAGCAGCATGGAAAAGGAAGTGGCCCGGCGCGCCGCCGTCGAGCCGGCCATCGGCGCGGACTGGCAAGTGACGCGTTCCGTCGAAGCGGGCGTGCAAGTGGCAGGCGAGAGCAATCTGTTCTGGAAGCTGTCGAATACGCCGGCGCGCAATCCCGGCTTCGATTTCCATCCCTACTGGTACGAGTTCTATGTCAAGCCGGCGCTCGGCTTCAAGCGCAATCTGGGCGACGGCAAGCAGCTGTATGCGCGCGTTTCCGCCGTCGGCTCGGGCACCTTGCGCCACGACCCTTTTGGCGCGGGCGATACGGGCCGCATCTCGATCGAGGAATTCGTCGCCGGCATCCGCATGCCGATCGGCGGTACGCGCGCCATGCTCGACCTGTCGGCCGGCGCGCAAAATTTCACGCTGGGCACGGGCATGCTGATTGCCAATGGCGGCTCGAACGGCTTTGACCGTGGCGCGCTGAAACTGGGGCCGCGCAAGGCATTCCAGAATTCCGTAGTGGCCAAAATAAGCCAGGATGCGCTCAGCGCCCAGGCGTTCTATCTCGACCCGAATGAAAACCCCGACAACGATTCGGGCACGCGCGTCGTCGGCGTTGACGTCAGCTACGCGCCCGCGAACGACCGCAAGGCGGGCATCGCGTATGGCAAGGCGCCCCGTTCGCATGCCGCGTATCCGCAGGCGGCGCCGGGCGGCATCGGCGCGCCGCTGGCGGTGTCTGACGGCCGCAAGGACCTGCAGTTCGTGTATGGCTATGCGCGCGTTCCCGTATTGCCCTCCGTGCTGCCGAAAGGCTGGTTCGGTGTCGACGCGGCGCGCGAATGGAATACGCGCGAGCCGATGCGGGCCTGGGGCTGGCGCACGGAAGGGGGCTTTTCCCTGCCCGACGTGGCGTGGACGCCGAAGTTCACGCTCGGCTACCAGAGCTTTTCCGGCGACGATCCCCGCACGTCGCGCAACGAGCGCTTCGATCCGCTGTTTTTCGAAGGCACGCCGGGCGCCTGGGCTTCTGGCAGCAAGGCGACCTGGGTCTTTGTCAATGCCAACGTGAATGCGCTGCAGGCCACCATCGAGCTTCACCCGACGCCGAAAGACACCGTGACCGCTTACCTGGCCCAGGTACGCGCCAACCGGATGGGCAGCCCGTTACAGTTCGGCCAGGCGACGCGCCTCGACGTGCCGGGCGACGCACCCGTGGTGATCTCCGGCGTGCTGCGCCCGATGCTGGCGAACGATGTCTTCGTCAAGTATGTGCGCGTCGTCAACCCGAATACCTACCTGACCCTGGGCTTCAGCGCCTCGTTCGCGCAGTCCGGCGTGAACCAGTTGGTGAACGGGCAGGCCCGGACCTGGACGGGCTGGCTGGCCAACGTCGTGTGGGTGTATTAA